One region of Moraxella sp. ZY210820 genomic DNA includes:
- a CDS encoding DUF4198 domain-containing protein, which translates to MKKSVALLALICSTASFAHEPFLTPSAYITENKQIPVLASYTEEMLIPEYAMKDVKSFQMIDPKQNKHELETSMIKSATFANLELKEQGTYTVSTRANYPLKYVYHDKKWKKLYDTPADKAKPLAERDYMIPSDFKKAPQTVDVTRHWLIQSFVTKEKISDVQTVADYPLNVTFTQHPNQLKANQSVTLTVTQDKQPILSQVEVHTKGTSHQKALLESQTNALGQVNITFPKAGEYVITVHQPFDENSKHKPTDQHYVITTVQVTE; encoded by the coding sequence ATGAAAAAATCTGTTGCTCTCTTAGCATTAATATGTTCAACAGCAAGTTTTGCACATGAACCATTTCTAACACCATCTGCTTATATAACTGAAAATAAACAAATTCCTGTATTAGCTTCTTATACAGAAGAAATGCTGATACCTGAATATGCAATGAAAGATGTTAAATCTTTTCAAATGATTGACCCAAAACAAAACAAGCATGAATTAGAAACATCAATGATTAAATCAGCAACTTTCGCGAATTTAGAATTGAAAGAGCAAGGAACTTATACTGTTTCTACCCGTGCTAACTATCCTTTAAAATATGTTTATCATGATAAAAAATGGAAAAAATTGTATGATACGCCTGCTGACAAAGCAAAACCTCTTGCTGAACGTGATTACATGATTCCAAGTGATTTTAAAAAAGCACCACAAACTGTTGATGTTACACGTCATTGGTTAATTCAAAGTTTCGTTACTAAAGAGAAAATTTCAGATGTACAAACTGTTGCCGATTATCCTTTAAATGTAACGTTTACTCAACATCCGAATCAACTTAAAGCCAACCAAAGTGTTACATTAACTGTAACGCAAGACAAACAACCTATACTGAGCCAAGTTGAAGTCCATACAAAAGGCACTTCACATCAAAAAGCTCTTCTTGAATCACAAACTAACGCTCTAGGACAAGTCAATATCACTTTCCCTAAAGCAGGTGAATATGTCATTACAGTCCATCAACCTTTTGATGAAAACTCAAAGCACAAACCAACTGACCAACATTATGTCATTACTACTGTGCAAGTAACTGAATAA
- a CDS encoding lactoferrin/transferrin family TonB-dependent receptor, producing the protein MVKKFKTHVLWLSILSCLYTVPAIAQDEILPTIEVIAERENPKTENEITGLGKVHKSAKDISEKQILNIRDLTRYDPGISVVEQGRGASSGYAIRGVDKNRVGVFVDGVPQAQSYVMQSNSQGYVLSGANGGSINEIEFENIRSVELSKGASSAEYGNGALGGAVGFRTKNPDDILQDNKPWGVQTKSAYSSKNEQWINSIATAGKIDKFEGLAIFTHRKGKETQSHKAVDDLQFSYRPLTGYVDEWDLFRRANTRNRNYFLIEDNCPNKDCTGQPPSAQVLPNLKHERFLSDSKLAGLTAEERQQYEKMNYQDVTVSAKDYTGKDGITPNPMDYESNSLFLKGIYQFTPEHRIEAVAEHTKQQYDIRDMTEPAYFTVDDININSSVSGLYEPNAPILTGLVHNNGLLPYSYAYTKARYYDEHHKKTRFGLNYDYQPEQATWADKINISFNHQKISLDSLMSKNHCSLYPIADKHCRPSIDKPWSAYHAENNVYQEQHQLLQLKWDKALYWGQTTHHLTALAGFDKFRSQLEKRSHLNSYATGGYENLDIDGRNGSFEKPYIYSRKPVELYHKELCTYDGSASNHELDCRTRNIDGHNYFMALNDKIQLNQYLDLGVGLRFDKYRFKANDELTKTGDYQNWSWNTGLVIKPMEHLNLLYRISNGFRVPAFYELYGVRDGLTKNNQNLKAEKSLNQELGLVLDFDGVDIEASYFNNRYRDLITRASIAGKFDTAGFYNIQNVNLHGLSLTGRVEWQPLLQQTWLAQQKWLSPLTDGLYTTFAYNHTKIKDRETKAGYTNTTNAPVLDAIQPARYVFGMGYDAPNQQWGVNWLLTYSKAKENDEVNSLRQVGALTQDIPAVLTRSWYTHDVSAYANLGKYATVRAGVYNLFDYKYSTWESVRQSSVNAVNQDRNLNGARFAAPGRNYSLALEFKF; encoded by the coding sequence ATGGTTAAAAAATTCAAAACACATGTATTATGGTTAAGTATATTGAGCTGTTTATATACTGTACCTGCCATTGCTCAAGATGAGATTTTACCTACAATTGAAGTAATTGCAGAGCGAGAAAATCCTAAAACTGAAAATGAAATTACAGGTTTAGGTAAAGTACACAAATCTGCCAAAGACATCAGCGAAAAACAAATTCTCAATATTCGTGATTTAACACGCTATGACCCGGGGATTTCGGTGGTGGAACAAGGGCGTGGAGCAAGCAGTGGTTATGCCATTCGTGGGGTAGATAAAAACCGTGTGGGGGTTTTTGTTGATGGTGTACCACAGGCTCAATCTTATGTAATGCAATCAAATTCACAAGGTTATGTACTTTCTGGAGCCAATGGTGGTTCAATCAATGAAATTGAATTTGAAAATATTCGTTCGGTGGAACTGAGTAAAGGGGCAAGTTCAGCTGAATATGGTAATGGTGCATTAGGTGGTGCGGTCGGTTTTCGTACCAAAAATCCTGATGATATTCTCCAAGATAATAAACCTTGGGGAGTACAAACCAAATCTGCTTATAGTAGTAAAAATGAACAATGGATAAATTCTATCGCAACTGCAGGAAAAATTGACAAATTTGAGGGCTTAGCAATTTTTACCCATCGCAAAGGGAAAGAAACGCAAAGTCATAAAGCAGTCGATGATTTGCAATTTAGTTATCGTCCATTAACGGGGTATGTTGATGAATGGGATTTGTTCCGCCGTGCCAATACTCGGAATCGTAATTATTTTTTAATTGAAGATAATTGCCCAAATAAAGATTGTACAGGGCAACCCCCCTCTGCTCAAGTATTACCTAACCTCAAACATGAACGTTTTTTATCCGACAGTAAACTCGCAGGCTTAACCGCAGAAGAACGCCAACAGTATGAAAAAATGAATTATCAAGATGTTACTGTTTCGGCGAAAGATTATACAGGTAAAGATGGAATCACTCCAAACCCTATGGACTATGAGAGTAATTCTTTATTTTTAAAAGGAATTTATCAATTTACACCTGAACATCGTATTGAGGCAGTGGCAGAACATACCAAACAACAATACGATATTCGTGATATGACTGAACCTGCTTATTTTACTGTCGATGATATTAATATAAATTCGTCAGTGAGTGGTTTGTATGAACCCAATGCACCCATTTTAACAGGCTTAGTCCATAACAATGGTTTATTACCTTATAGCTATGCATATACTAAAGCTCGATATTATGATGAACATCACAAAAAAACACGTTTTGGTTTAAATTATGATTATCAACCTGAACAAGCAACTTGGGCAGATAAAATTAATATCAGTTTTAATCACCAAAAAATTAGTTTAGATAGTTTAATGTCAAAAAATCATTGTTCATTATATCCTATTGCAGATAAACATTGTCGTCCATCGATTGATAAACCATGGTCAGCGTATCATGCAGAAAATAATGTTTATCAGGAACAACATCAATTATTACAATTAAAATGGGACAAAGCGTTATATTGGGGACAAACTACACATCATTTAACTGCTTTAGCTGGCTTTGATAAATTCCGTTCACAGTTGGAGAAAAGAAGTCATTTAAATAGTTATGCCACAGGTGGTTATGAAAATCTTGATATCGATGGGCGAAATGGAAGTTTTGAAAAGCCTTATATTTACAGTCGTAAACCTGTTGAATTATATCACAAAGAATTATGTACGTATGATGGTAGTGCGTCAAATCATGAATTAGATTGTCGTACTCGTAATATTGATGGGCATAATTATTTTATGGCATTAAATGATAAAATCCAACTAAATCAATATTTAGATTTGGGGGTGGGTTTACGTTTTGATAAATACCGATTTAAAGCAAATGATGAATTGACTAAAACAGGTGATTATCAAAATTGGTCATGGAATACAGGTTTAGTGATTAAACCAATGGAACATTTAAATTTATTATATCGTATTTCCAATGGATTTAGAGTCCCTGCATTTTATGAGTTATATGGTGTACGAGACGGTTTAACTAAAAATAATCAAAATTTAAAAGCAGAAAAATCATTAAATCAAGAATTAGGTCTTGTTTTAGACTTTGATGGTGTAGATATTGAAGCCAGTTATTTTAATAATCGTTATCGTGATTTAATCACTCGTGCATCGATTGCAGGAAAATTCGATACTGCTGGTTTTTATAATATTCAAAATGTCAATTTACATGGGCTCTCACTCACAGGGCGTGTAGAATGGCAACCATTATTGCAACAGACATGGCTTGCACAACAAAAATGGTTATCGCCACTGACTGATGGATTATATACAACCTTTGCGTATAATCACACTAAAATCAAAGACCGTGAAACCAAAGCAGGTTATACCAATACGACCAATGCACCTGTGTTAGATGCGATTCAACCTGCACGTTATGTATTTGGTATGGGCTATGATGCACCAAATCAACAATGGGGTGTCAATTGGTTACTCACTTACTCCAAAGCTAAAGAGAATGATGAAGTCAATAGCCTACGTCAAGTAGGGGCATTAACGCAAGATATTCCTGCTGTTCTCACTCGTTCATGGTACACACATGATGTATCTGCCTATGCAAATCTAGGTAAATATGCAACTGTGCGTGCAGGTGTTTATAATTTATTTGATTATAAATACAGCACTTGGGAAAGTGTACGTCAATCATCAGTCAATGCTGTCAATCAAGACCGTAATCTCAATGGAGCAAGATTTGCTGCACCGGGGCGAAATTATAGTTTAGCCTTAGAATTTAAGTTTTAA